One window of Brachionichthys hirsutus isolate HB-005 chromosome 21, CSIRO-AGI_Bhir_v1, whole genome shotgun sequence genomic DNA carries:
- the ca15b gene encoding carbonic anhydrase XVb gives MKLLVAALYFLALCANANGSSNTPYCYHDPSCNDTTWPVLFSDFCNGSRQSPVDIDTSAVTGSSNLTEIIIANLSTTGLLSKIENTGRTIKVQLNPGIEFSGGNLSETYEALQFHLHWGNGSSVPGSEHTLDGRRFPAEMHIVTIKKSLNRNTTLGVMDPEGFAAFGYFIEESTDNNSALSQAWASINLTGLLFCDASVSAPSGISLGNLTSGVNHSSYYRYKGSLTTPNCYEAVVWTVFKDTIAISSNLIDSFSSLFIGTNTSSPMMVNVFRSIQPDQPVSTQEMTGTSAASTTFSSLGLIALSLLVYWS, from the exons atgAAGCTGCTTGTAGCTGCCCTATACTTTCTGGCTTTGTGTGCAAACGCGAACGGGTCAAGCAATACCC CTTATTGTTACCATGATCCATCCTGCA ATGACACAACATGGCCAGTCCTCTTTAGTGACTTCTGCAACGGCAGCCGGCAATCTCCCGTAGACATTGACACATCAGCCGTCACGGGGAGCAGCAacctgactgaaatcatcatcGCGAACCTCAGCACCACCGGCCTCCTGAGCAAGATCGAGAACACCGGCAGGACAA TTAAAGTCCAGTTAAACCCGGGAATTGAGTTTTCCGGCGGAAACCTATCTGAGACTTATGAAGCCCTGCAGTTCCATTTGCACTGGGGCAATGGCAGCTCAGTGCCCGGTTCCGAGCACACTCTGGATGGCAGGCGCTTTCCAGCGGag ATGCACATAGTCACTATTAAGAAATCCCTTAATAGGAATACAACGTTGGGAGTAATGGACCCAGAAGGATTTGCTGCTTTTGGCTACTTCATTGAG gAATCGACAGATAATAACAGTGCCTTATCTCAAGCCTGGGCAAGCATAAACCTGACCGGCCTCTTATTCTGTG ACGCCTCTGTTTCTGCGCCTTCTGGAATCTCACTGGGTAATCTCACTAGTGGTGTGAACCACTCCAGCTATTACCGCTACAAAGGCTCGCTAACCACCCCAAATTGCTACGAGGCTGTAGTTTGGACTGTGTTCAAAGACACAATCGCAATCAGCAGCAACTtg ATTGACAGTTTCAGCAGTTTATTCATCGGCACGAATACTTCATCACCTATGATGGTCAATGTCTTCAGGAGCATTCAGCCAGACCAGCCTGTCTCAACCCAAGAAATGACAGGCACCAGCGCTGCGTCCACGACTTTCTCCTCTCTAGGGCTGATAGCCCTGAGTCTCCTTGTGTACTGGAGCTAG